The Rhodococcus triatomae genome includes a window with the following:
- a CDS encoding NCS1 family nucleobase:cation symporter-1, whose protein sequence is MPVAAPPPDSPAPPSVDHPAGAGMIKPGYDPRLTNDDLAPLKKQTWTSYNIFAFWMSDVHSVGGYVTAGSLFALGLTSWQVLVALVVGIAIVNVFANLVAKPSQLTGAPYPVICRSAFGVRGANIPAVIRGLIAVAWYGIQTYLASHAFVVLGLKLWPGLADWADVEIHGFLGLSALGWAGFLAMWVLQALVFWRGMESIRKFIDFCGPAVYVVMLLLAGYLISRAGWSNVSLNLSDVSYTGLSAVPVVLGAIALVVSYFSGPMLNFGDFSRYGKSFDAVKRGNFLGLPVNFLFFSVLTVVTASATLPVYGQLITDPVETVAQMDSIFAVALGLLTFIVATIGINIVANFVSPAFDFSNVSPQRISWRTGGMIAAVGSVLITPWNLYNNPEVIHYTLETLGAFIGPLFGVLIADYYLIRRQKIVVDDLYTMSESGTYWFRHGFNPIAVLATAVGALTAVIPVLLQAEPFGIAVWGMAGAAQFSWFIGMGVGLVVFTALSMRTAANAPVRTGVQG, encoded by the coding sequence ATGCCCGTGGCCGCGCCGCCGCCCGATAGCCCGGCCCCTCCCTCGGTGGATCATCCGGCCGGTGCTGGAATGATCAAGCCCGGCTACGACCCCCGCCTGACCAACGACGATCTCGCGCCGTTGAAGAAGCAGACCTGGACCTCCTACAACATCTTCGCGTTCTGGATGTCCGACGTGCACAGCGTGGGCGGATACGTCACGGCCGGAAGCCTGTTCGCGCTCGGGCTGACCAGCTGGCAGGTACTCGTCGCACTGGTCGTCGGTATCGCGATCGTCAACGTCTTCGCGAATCTCGTGGCCAAGCCCAGCCAGCTCACGGGCGCACCGTATCCGGTCATCTGCCGCAGCGCCTTCGGCGTGCGGGGTGCGAACATCCCGGCCGTCATCCGCGGGCTCATCGCCGTCGCCTGGTACGGAATCCAGACCTACCTCGCATCCCACGCATTCGTCGTCCTCGGCCTCAAACTGTGGCCGGGGCTGGCCGATTGGGCGGACGTCGAGATCCACGGCTTCCTCGGGCTCTCGGCGCTGGGCTGGGCCGGCTTCCTGGCCATGTGGGTGCTGCAGGCACTGGTGTTCTGGCGTGGCATGGAGAGCATTCGCAAGTTCATCGACTTCTGCGGCCCCGCCGTCTACGTCGTGATGCTCCTTCTCGCCGGCTACCTGATCAGCCGGGCCGGTTGGTCGAACGTCAGCCTCAATCTGAGCGACGTCAGCTACACGGGGCTCTCGGCGGTCCCCGTCGTCCTCGGGGCCATCGCCCTCGTCGTGTCCTACTTCTCCGGACCGATGCTCAATTTCGGCGACTTCTCCCGGTACGGAAAGAGTTTCGACGCGGTGAAGCGGGGCAACTTCCTCGGGCTGCCGGTCAATTTCCTGTTCTTCTCCGTCCTCACCGTCGTGACCGCCTCGGCGACGCTGCCGGTGTACGGGCAGCTGATCACCGACCCGGTCGAGACCGTCGCCCAGATGGACAGCATCTTCGCGGTGGCGCTCGGCCTGCTCACGTTCATCGTCGCGACGATCGGCATCAACATCGTCGCCAACTTCGTCTCCCCCGCCTTCGACTTCTCGAACGTCTCGCCGCAGCGCATCAGCTGGCGGACGGGCGGCATGATCGCGGCGGTCGGCTCCGTGCTCATCACCCCGTGGAACCTCTACAACAACCCCGAGGTCATTCACTACACACTCGAGACGCTGGGCGCGTTCATCGGCCCCCTGTTCGGTGTCCTCATCGCGGACTACTACCTGATCCGCCGCCAGAAGATCGTCGTCGACGACCTGTACACGATGTCGGAGTCGGGAACCTACTGGTTCCGCCACGGATTCAACCCTATTGCGGTGCTCGCCACCGCGGTGGGCGCACTGACCGCCGTGATCCCGGTGCTCCTGCAGGCCGAGCCGTTCGGGATCGCGGTGTGGGGCATGGCCGGGGCCGCACAATTCTCCTGGTTCATCGGGATGGGAGTCGGCCTGGTGGTGTTCACCGCGCTGTCGATGCGAACGGCGGCGAACGCCCCGGTACGGACCGGGGTACAGGGCTGA
- a CDS encoding helix-turn-helix domain-containing protein codes for MMIGRAARAAGTTPRAIRHYHRLGLLPEPARRANGYRDYSLADLARLLRIRWLADNGVPLGSISAMLSGRHAPDDPDPAVPAGTRDHDATDVRADLTALVANSEREIVIWTRRRDRLRSMLAAAETGRALSALPESLVDAFARVDAEATDPAERAVLARERELLEVLALCGEAPTELLDWFTAMLALPGHRSDYLAVIRSWAALEGLPLDRAEPLIDDLVTDIVRRVGPEFGRSRDCPEIPESPGALEPPDIPHTFDDFPGIGVGLDEIVPDLAQRTAITRIAEALAGHGGAASGARS; via the coding sequence CACCGGCTGGGCCTGCTCCCCGAGCCGGCGCGACGAGCCAACGGCTACCGCGACTACAGCCTGGCCGACCTGGCACGGCTCCTGCGCATCCGGTGGCTCGCCGACAACGGTGTCCCCCTCGGATCGATCTCGGCGATGCTCTCCGGGAGACACGCACCCGACGACCCCGATCCCGCAGTCCCCGCCGGGACCCGTGATCACGACGCCACCGACGTCCGAGCCGACCTCACCGCGCTGGTCGCCAACAGCGAACGCGAGATCGTCATCTGGACCCGCCGACGCGACCGGCTCCGCTCCATGCTCGCCGCGGCCGAGACCGGGCGAGCCTTGTCCGCGCTCCCCGAGAGCCTCGTCGACGCCTTCGCACGCGTGGACGCGGAGGCCACGGACCCTGCCGAGCGGGCGGTCCTCGCCAGGGAGCGAGAGCTCCTCGAAGTCCTGGCCCTGTGCGGCGAGGCACCGACCGAACTGCTCGACTGGTTCACCGCCATGCTCGCCCTCCCCGGCCACCGCTCCGACTACCTCGCCGTCATACGATCCTGGGCCGCCCTGGAGGGTCTGCCCCTCGACCGCGCCGAACCACTCATCGATGATCTGGTCACCGACATCGTGCGACGGGTCGGGCCGGAGTTCGGCCGGAGCCGGGACTGCCCCGAAATCCCTGAATCACCTGGAGCCCTCGAACCACCTGATATCCCCCACACATTCGACGACTTTCCGGGAATCGGGGTGGGACTCGACGAGATCGTCCCCGATCTCGCGCAACGCACGGCGATCACCCGGATCGCCGAGGCCCTCGCCGGACACGGTGGCGCCGCGTCCGGAGCCCGATCGTGA
- a CDS encoding amidohydrolase family protein, with protein sequence MRMDTFPITRPGPVRRVRDVTVYAAGQWVPHRDVLVADGTIVEIAPADLEPRDGDLDGSGGHLIPGFVNTHTHLQQSVMRGIGEGQPLLNWLLTVGEETAAITPERAYLAAVAGSLDALRSGTTALVEHMWPHPSEEVHAAVLRALDDTGVRALLGRGVADRPDASRKWGMDPRLLQPLGEILEHTERLATAARGTRVQVGLAVPNPRCLTPEGMTAVREFAQHRAMTVSIHLLETTTDDTMCREHAGRGAVDHLDAHGFLWDRVLAVHCCELDAHGRELLARRGVAVSYNPMSNMRLGSGVAPIPEMLEAGIDVGLGVDGAASNDTQDMLETLRIGSYVQRALHRKADLFGFDTMMSLATDGANTTLGMAPRPGGVAVGDPADLTLIRFERDFGCLPVRDPGASLLTTGSRQIVDTVLVAGEPVIRDGRSTRIDETALVSRLSDLAPGVLAGVHG encoded by the coding sequence ATGCGGATGGACACTTTCCCCATCACCCGGCCCGGCCCCGTCCGGCGGGTCCGTGACGTCACCGTCTACGCGGCCGGCCAGTGGGTGCCGCACCGCGACGTGCTCGTCGCCGACGGCACGATCGTCGAGATCGCGCCCGCAGACCTGGAGCCCCGAGACGGCGACCTCGACGGTTCCGGCGGCCACCTGATCCCCGGCTTCGTCAACACCCACACCCACCTGCAACAGTCCGTGATGCGTGGCATCGGCGAGGGACAGCCACTGCTGAACTGGCTCCTCACCGTGGGCGAGGAGACCGCAGCGATCACTCCCGAGCGCGCCTATCTCGCCGCCGTCGCCGGCAGCCTCGATGCCCTGCGCAGCGGGACCACGGCGCTCGTGGAGCACATGTGGCCGCATCCGTCCGAGGAGGTACACGCCGCCGTCCTGCGGGCCCTCGACGACACCGGGGTGCGGGCACTGTTGGGGCGGGGTGTCGCGGATCGGCCGGACGCCTCCCGCAAGTGGGGAATGGACCCGCGGCTGCTGCAACCTCTCGGCGAGATCCTCGAACACACCGAACGACTCGCGACCGCGGCGCGTGGCACCCGGGTGCAGGTGGGCCTGGCGGTGCCGAATCCCCGGTGCCTGACCCCCGAGGGCATGACGGCCGTACGCGAGTTCGCGCAGCACCGGGCGATGACGGTGTCCATCCACCTGCTCGAGACCACCACGGACGACACGATGTGCCGAGAGCATGCCGGCCGGGGCGCCGTCGACCATCTCGACGCCCACGGGTTCCTCTGGGACCGGGTGCTCGCCGTGCACTGCTGCGAACTCGACGCCCACGGCCGGGAACTCCTGGCCCGGCGCGGTGTGGCGGTCTCCTACAACCCGATGAGCAACATGCGACTCGGCAGCGGCGTCGCACCGATCCCCGAGATGCTGGAGGCGGGCATCGACGTCGGACTCGGGGTGGACGGGGCAGCCAGCAACGACACCCAGGACATGCTCGAGACACTGCGTATCGGCTCGTACGTCCAACGGGCCCTGCACCGGAAGGCCGATCTGTTCGGCTTCGACACCATGATGTCGCTCGCGACGGACGGCGCGAACACGACGCTCGGAATGGCGCCCCGACCGGGCGGGGTCGCGGTCGGCGATCCGGCAGACCTCACCCTGATCCGGTTCGAGCGGGACTTCGGCTGCCTGCCCGTACGCGACCCGGGTGCGTCCCTGCTGACCACCGGCAGCCGACAGATCGTCGACACCGTCCTCGTGGCGGGCGAGCCGGTGATCCGGGACGGGCGCAGCACCCGGATCGACGAGACCGCGTTGGTTTCCCGGCTCTCGGACCTCGCCCCCGGAGTGCTCGCGGGAGTGCACGGATGA
- the uraH gene encoding hydroxyisourate hydrolase, with translation MSTTLSTHVLDATSGAPAAAVAVRLESRDGEVLARAETDADGRIAELAPAGLVAGVHRLVFDTGAYFTDRGVEHFHPEVVVTFRIDDPERGHHVPLLLSPFAYSTYRGS, from the coding sequence ATGAGCACGACCCTGAGCACACACGTACTCGACGCCACCTCGGGCGCCCCGGCGGCCGCGGTCGCCGTACGCCTCGAGTCCCGCGACGGCGAGGTACTCGCGCGCGCCGAGACCGACGCCGACGGGCGGATCGCCGAACTCGCGCCGGCCGGCCTCGTCGCCGGTGTCCATCGCCTGGTGTTCGACACCGGCGCCTACTTCACCGATCGAGGCGTCGAGCACTTCCATCCCGAGGTCGTCGTCACCTTCCGGATCGACGACCCGGAGCGGGGACACCACGTCCCACTCCTCCTGTCCCCCTTCGCCTACTCGACCTATCGCGGGAGCTGA
- the uraD gene encoding 2-oxo-4-hydroxy-4-carboxy-5-ureidoimidazoline decarboxylase — MTAATTRFDDLTEDEAVATLLACCASPQWAARIAAARPYADLGALLEYADTVLTNLPDSEIDAALAGHPRIGDRPDNAASAREQSAVTDADRAVLADLREANEQYERTFGHVYLVCASGRTAEELLAVLRTRLGHDAATERLILRDELVKITRLRLTRMATDDEFLPDPDRKQT, encoded by the coding sequence ATGACGGCGGCGACCACCCGTTTCGACGATCTCACCGAGGACGAGGCCGTCGCGACCCTGCTGGCCTGCTGCGCGTCCCCGCAGTGGGCCGCACGGATCGCCGCCGCACGTCCCTACGCCGATCTCGGCGCCCTGCTCGAGTACGCGGACACCGTGCTGACGAACCTGCCGGACTCCGAGATCGACGCCGCACTCGCAGGTCACCCCCGGATCGGTGACCGCCCGGACAACGCCGCCTCCGCACGCGAGCAGTCGGCGGTGACGGATGCGGACCGTGCCGTCCTCGCCGACCTCCGGGAGGCGAACGAGCAGTACGAGCGCACCTTCGGGCACGTCTATCTCGTGTGCGCCAGCGGGCGCACCGCGGAGGAACTGCTCGCCGTACTCCGCACCCGTCTCGGCCACGACGCCGCAACCGAAAGGCTCATCCTCCGAGACGAACTCGTGAAGATCACCCGACTACGACTGACCCGGATGGCCACCGACGACGAGTTCCTCCCCGACCCCGACCGGAAGCAGACATGA
- a CDS encoding aspartate/glutamate racemase family protein — protein sequence MRILVVNPNTTASMTTTIGECARAVAGPGTLVEAVTSSAGPPSIESHYDEALSVPGILEAVARGESAGADGYVIACFGDPGLDAAREVAAGPVVGIAEAAMHTASLLGRGFSVVTTLARTRGRAWELAERYGMHRFCRGVHACDIPVLDLDRDPDAAKVITEACRDALEHDGSDALVLGCAGMADLCSRVSRELGVPVVDGVAAATLTVQSLITQGLSTGSRGEFASPPTKQYTGFLDRFGR from the coding sequence GTGCGCATCCTGGTCGTCAATCCCAACACCACCGCGTCGATGACCACCACCATCGGCGAGTGCGCCCGGGCCGTCGCCGGCCCGGGCACGCTCGTCGAGGCGGTCACCTCGTCCGCGGGACCACCGTCGATCGAGAGCCACTACGACGAGGCTCTGAGCGTTCCCGGGATCCTCGAAGCGGTCGCCCGCGGCGAATCCGCCGGAGCGGACGGATACGTCATCGCCTGTTTCGGTGACCCGGGGCTCGATGCCGCGCGGGAGGTCGCCGCCGGCCCCGTCGTGGGAATCGCCGAGGCCGCGATGCACACGGCGAGCCTTCTGGGCCGGGGTTTCAGCGTGGTCACCACACTCGCGCGGACCCGCGGACGAGCCTGGGAGCTCGCCGAGCGGTACGGAATGCACAGGTTCTGCCGGGGAGTCCACGCCTGCGACATCCCCGTCCTCGACCTCGACCGCGATCCCGACGCGGCCAAGGTGATCACCGAGGCGTGCCGGGACGCGCTCGAGCACGACGGATCGGACGCCCTGGTACTCGGGTGCGCCGGTATGGCGGACCTGTGTTCCCGCGTGTCCCGCGAACTCGGTGTCCCCGTCGTGGACGGTGTCGCGGCCGCGACCCTCACCGTGCAGTCGTTGATCACGCAGGGACTCTCGACGGGGTCGCGCGGCGAGTTCGCGTCTCCCCCGACCAAGCAGTACACGGGATTCCTCGACCGATTCGGGCGGTGA